A window of the Janthinobacterium agaricidamnosum NBRC 102515 = DSM 9628 genome harbors these coding sequences:
- a CDS encoding YqgE/AlgH family protein, translating to MKKTKIGKTLPVHAALQDSAEPLAASGAQGAAGLNLANHFLIAMPAMQDPIFGGTVVYVCEHNENGVLGVVINKPTDMTMQVLFERIDLKLGAGMDTPIVDEPIMFGGPVQDDRGFVLHTPGARYSSSLTVTDEIAFTTSIDVLEAVANGAGPQRMLVSIGYSGWSPGQLEDEIGRNGWLTVGADANILFDFPIEDRYVAAIKLLGIDPLMLASEAGHA from the coding sequence ATGAAGAAGACCAAAATCGGTAAGACTCTGCCTGTCCATGCTGCATTACAGGACAGCGCCGAACCGTTGGCCGCTTCCGGCGCCCAAGGTGCGGCAGGTTTGAATCTTGCTAATCATTTCTTAATTGCAATGCCTGCCATGCAAGATCCCATCTTCGGCGGCACCGTGGTGTATGTCTGCGAGCACAATGAAAACGGCGTGCTCGGGGTGGTCATCAACAAGCCGACCGATATGACGATGCAAGTCTTGTTCGAACGGATAGACTTGAAGCTGGGCGCCGGCATGGATACGCCGATCGTCGACGAACCGATCATGTTTGGCGGCCCGGTGCAGGACGACCGGGGCTTTGTGCTGCACACGCCGGGGGCGCGTTATTCCTCGTCGCTGACAGTCACCGATGAAATTGCCTTTACAACATCGATCGACGTGCTGGAAGCCGTCGCCAACGGCGCCGGTCCGCAGCGCATGCTGGTGTCGATCGGTTATTCGGGCTGGAGCCCTGGCCAGCTGGAAGATGAAATCGGCCGCAACGGCTGGCTGACGGTCGGCGCCGACGCCAACATCCTGTTCGACTTCCCGATCGAAGACCGCTACGTCGCGGCCATCAAGCTGCTCGGCATCGATCCATTGATGCTCGCTTCCGAGGCCGGCCATGCGTGA
- the ruvX gene encoding Holliday junction resolvase RuvX, with the protein MDTVLGFDFGMKRIGVAIGNTMICQAQPLKVISATASDARFAEIAALIAEWTPTRAVVGLPSHPDGAEHEMSARCRRFANQLHGRFNLPVELVDERYSSAVIAARRGDVIDDRAAAIILQQYFDANF; encoded by the coding sequence ATCGACACCGTCCTCGGCTTCGATTTCGGCATGAAACGCATCGGCGTGGCAATCGGCAATACCATGATTTGCCAGGCCCAGCCATTAAAAGTCATCAGCGCCACCGCCAGCGACGCCAGGTTTGCCGAGATTGCGGCCCTGATCGCCGAATGGACCCCGACCCGCGCCGTGGTCGGCTTGCCCAGCCATCCGGACGGCGCCGAACATGAGATGAGCGCGCGCTGCCGCCGCTTCGCCAACCAGTTGCACGGCCGTTTCAACTTGCCGGTGGAACTGGTCGACGAACGTTATTCCTCCGCCGTGATTGCGGCCAGGCGCGGCGACGTGATCGACGACCGCGCCGCCGCCATCATCCTGCAACAATATTTTGACGCGAACTTTTGA
- the pyrR gene encoding bifunctional pyr operon transcriptional regulator/uracil phosphoribosyltransferase PyrR: MPNSSNLSQASLLDAEILYATLLQQVQSGLSGADNVAIVGIHSGGAWLAERLARDLGLGERLGVLDVSFYRDDFARKGLHADIKPTQINFDVAGATILLVDDVLYTGRTTRAAINELFDYGRPAKIMLAALVDRGERQLPVAADFVAAFTAVEAGQALVLKRADDGKFTLTIDTVDTDHA; the protein is encoded by the coding sequence ATGCCCAATTCTTCGAACCTTAGCCAGGCGTCCCTGCTCGACGCTGAAATCCTGTACGCGACCCTGTTGCAGCAAGTGCAAAGCGGCCTGTCCGGCGCCGATAACGTGGCCATCGTCGGCATCCATTCCGGCGGCGCGTGGCTGGCCGAACGGCTGGCGCGCGACCTCGGCCTGGGCGAACGCCTGGGCGTGCTCGACGTGTCGTTCTACCGCGACGATTTCGCCAGGAAGGGCCTGCACGCCGACATCAAGCCGACCCAGATCAATTTCGACGTCGCCGGCGCCACCATCCTGCTGGTCGACGACGTGCTGTACACCGGCCGCACCACGCGCGCGGCGATCAACGAATTGTTCGATTACGGCCGTCCGGCCAAGATCATGCTGGCGGCGCTGGTCGACCGCGGCGAACGCCAGTTGCCGGTGGCGGCCGATTTCGTGGCCGCGTTCACGGCGGTGGAAGCAGGCCAGGCGCTGGTCCTGAAACGCGCAGACGATGGAAAATTCACGCTTACAATTGATACCGTAGATACCGACCATGCTTAA
- a CDS encoding aspartate carbamoyltransferase catalytic subunit: protein MLNPQLNKHGELQHLLTIEGLPKSIVNHILDTASSFVGISDRDVKKVPLMRGKSVFNLFFENSTRTRTTFEIASKRLSADVINLNISASSASKGESLLDTIDNLSAMHADMFVVRHSQSGAPYLIAKHLIDTKQPHVHVVNAGDGRHAHPTQGLLDMYTIRHYKKDFTNLTVAIVGDILHSRVARSDIHALTTLGVPEVRAIGPHTLLPGGLEQMGVRTFTNMDEGLKGVDVIIMLRLQSERMSGALLPSAQEYFKSYGLTPERLALAKPDAIVMHPGPMNRGVEIDSAVADGPQAVILPQVTFGIAVRMAVMSILAGNQG from the coding sequence ATGCTTAATCCGCAACTGAATAAACACGGCGAACTCCAGCATTTGCTGACCATCGAGGGCTTGCCCAAGTCGATCGTCAACCATATCCTGGACACCGCTTCCTCCTTCGTCGGCATTTCCGACCGCGACGTCAAGAAGGTGCCGCTGATGCGCGGCAAAAGCGTTTTTAACCTGTTCTTTGAAAACTCCACGCGCACCCGCACCACCTTCGAGATCGCCTCGAAGCGCCTGTCGGCCGACGTGATCAACCTGAATATTTCGGCGTCGTCGGCCAGCAAGGGCGAATCGCTGCTGGACACCATCGATAACCTGTCGGCGATGCATGCCGACATGTTCGTGGTGCGCCACTCGCAATCGGGCGCGCCCTACCTGATCGCCAAGCACCTGATCGACACCAAACAGCCGCACGTCCACGTGGTCAACGCCGGCGACGGCCGCCACGCGCACCCGACTCAGGGTTTGCTGGACATGTACACCATCCGCCACTACAAAAAAGACTTTACCAACCTGACGGTGGCGATCGTCGGCGACATCTTGCACAGCCGCGTGGCGCGTTCCGACATCCACGCGCTGACCACGCTGGGCGTGCCGGAAGTGCGCGCGATCGGCCCGCACACGCTGCTGCCGGGCGGCCTGGAACAGATGGGCGTGCGCACCTTCACCAATATGGATGAAGGCTTGAAGGGCGTCGACGTGATCATCATGCTGCGCTTGCAGAGCGAACGCATGAGCGGCGCGCTGCTGCCGTCGGCGCAGGAATACTTCAAGAGCTACGGCTTGACGCCGGAGCGGCTGGCGCTGGCCAAGCCGGATGCGATCGTGATGCACCCGGGACCGATGAACCGCGGCGTCGAAATCGACTCGGCGGTGGCGGACGGCCCGCAAGCGGTGATCTTGCCGCAAGTGACGTTCGGGATCGCGGTACGGATGGCGGTGATGAGCATTTTGGCTGGCAATCAAGGATAA
- a CDS encoding dihydroorotase, with the protein MKLHIKNGHLIDPANGVDRVQDLFIADGAVLALGAAPAGFTADRTIDASGLVVAPGLVDLSARLREPGYEYKATLESELQAAMQGGVTSLVCPPDTDPVLDEPGLVEMLKYRAKTLNQAHVHPLGALTVGLKGQSLTEMAELTEAGCIGFAQAEEPVEDTTVLLRALQYAKTFGYTVWLRPQDAHIGRGGIAHSGPLASRLGLAGVPVMSETIALHTIFELMRATGARVHLCRISSAAGLELIRAAKQEGLPVTCDVGAHHIHLTDADIGFFDSNARVTPPFRSQRDRDAIRSGLFDGTVDAICSDHTPVDDDEKLLPFGEASPGATGLELLLSLSLKWADDYAAVQPDGPVRPLVRALAKVTSEAARVAGIPAGSLAPGSVADVCLFDPAARWTVAAPALASQGKHTPFLGYELSGVVHATIVAGHVAFQR; encoded by the coding sequence ATGAAATTACATATCAAGAATGGCCATCTGATCGACCCGGCCAACGGGGTCGATCGTGTGCAAGACCTGTTTATCGCCGACGGCGCCGTGCTGGCGCTGGGCGCCGCGCCGGCCGGCTTTACGGCCGACCGCACCATCGACGCCAGCGGGCTGGTGGTGGCGCCCGGCCTGGTCGATTTGTCGGCGCGGCTGCGCGAACCGGGCTATGAATACAAGGCCACGCTGGAATCGGAATTGCAAGCCGCGATGCAGGGCGGCGTGACCAGCCTGGTGTGCCCGCCGGATACCGATCCGGTGCTGGACGAACCGGGCCTGGTGGAAATGCTGAAATACCGCGCCAAGACCCTGAACCAGGCCCACGTGCATCCGCTGGGCGCGTTGACGGTCGGCTTGAAAGGCCAGTCGCTGACTGAAATGGCCGAGCTGACCGAAGCCGGCTGCATCGGCTTTGCGCAAGCCGAGGAGCCGGTCGAAGACACCACCGTGCTGCTGCGCGCGCTGCAATACGCCAAGACTTTCGGCTACACCGTCTGGCTGCGTCCGCAAGATGCGCATATCGGCCGCGGCGGCATCGCCCACAGCGGCCCGCTGGCGTCGCGCCTGGGCCTGGCCGGCGTGCCGGTGATGTCCGAAACCATCGCGCTGCACACCATTTTCGAATTGATGCGCGCCACCGGCGCGCGGGTGCACTTGTGCCGCATTTCGTCGGCCGCCGGGCTGGAACTGATACGCGCCGCCAAGCAGGAAGGCTTGCCGGTGACCTGCGACGTCGGCGCGCACCACATCCATCTGACCGACGCCGACATCGGCTTTTTCGATTCGAACGCGCGCGTCACGCCGCCATTCCGCAGCCAGCGCGACCGCGACGCGATTCGCAGCGGCCTGTTCGACGGCACCGTCGATGCGATCTGCTCCGACCATACGCCGGTCGACGACGATGAGAAACTGCTGCCGTTCGGCGAAGCGTCGCCGGGCGCCACCGGCCTGGAATTGCTGTTGTCGCTGTCCTTGAAATGGGCCGACGATTACGCCGCCGTCCAGCCGGACGGCCCGGTGCGTCCGCTGGTGCGCGCGCTGGCCAAGGTCACCTCGGAAGCGGCCCGCGTGGCCGGCATCCCGGCCGGCAGCCTGGCGCCGGGCAGCGTCGCCGATGTGTGCCTGTTCGATCCGGCCGCGCGCTGGACGGTGGCCGCCCCGGCGCTGGCCAGCCAGGGCAAGCACACGCCGTTCCTCGGTTATGAATTGAGCGGCGTGGTGCATGCCACCATCGTCGCCGGCCATGTGGCGTTCCAGCGTTAA
- a CDS encoding lysophospholipid acyltransferase family protein, producing MKLLLIYRLARVFLHLAIGMTKSLLVFPWLDAQGRNRRIRAWARQLLAICGVHVELRQSGQAALERVMVVANHVSWLDIFVIDAVHPCRFVAKSEIRSWPILGWLAARAGTIFISRGSKRDLRKIFQGLVDKLQAGERIGFFPEGTTAAQGQLLPFHANLFEAAIDARVPVQPFAVSYVDADGKPHPTVDYIDDMTFAESLVAILCGPPVTARLVCLAPIDSAGQHRRELALAARSAVAAALNIT from the coding sequence TTGAAACTTCTACTGATTTATCGCCTGGCGCGGGTGTTCCTTCATCTGGCCATCGGCATGACCAAGAGCTTGCTGGTGTTTCCGTGGCTGGATGCGCAAGGGCGCAACCGCCGCATCCGCGCATGGGCGCGCCAGTTGCTGGCCATTTGCGGCGTGCATGTCGAATTGCGGCAGTCCGGCCAGGCGGCGCTGGAGCGGGTGATGGTGGTCGCCAATCACGTGTCGTGGCTGGATATCTTCGTCATCGATGCGGTGCATCCGTGCCGTTTCGTGGCCAAGTCCGAGATCCGCTCGTGGCCGATTCTCGGCTGGCTGGCGGCGCGCGCCGGCACCATCTTCATTTCACGCGGCAGCAAGCGCGACTTGCGCAAGATTTTTCAGGGCCTGGTCGACAAGCTGCAAGCCGGCGAGCGGATCGGTTTTTTCCCGGAAGGGACCACCGCCGCGCAAGGCCAGCTGCTGCCGTTCCATGCCAATCTGTTCGAGGCGGCGATCGACGCCAGGGTGCCGGTGCAGCCGTTCGCCGTGTCGTATGTGGATGCGGACGGCAAGCCGCACCCGACGGTCGACTACATCGACGACATGACCTTCGCCGAAAGTCTGGTGGCGATCTTGTGCGGCCCGCCGGTGACGGCGCGGCTGGTATGCCTGGCGCCGATCGACAGCGCCGGCCAGCACCGGCGCGAACTGGCGCTGGCGGCGCGCAGCGCGGTCGCCGCCGCGCTGAATATCACGTAA